A genome region from Cardiocondyla obscurior isolate alpha-2009 linkage group LG14, Cobs3.1, whole genome shotgun sequence includes the following:
- the Scrib gene encoding protein lap4 isoform X5, with translation MFRCIPIFKGCNRQVEYVDKRHCSLPCVPDDILRYSRSLEELLLDANHIRDLPKNFFRLQRLRKLGLSDNEIHRLPPDIQNFENLVELDVSRNDIPDIPENIKNLQALQVADFSSNPIPRLPAGFVQLRNLTILGLNDMSLTNLPPDFGSLEALQSLELRENLLKSLPESLSQLLKLERLDLGDNEIEELPPHIGKLPALQELWLDHNQLQHLPSEIGELKTLACLDVSENRLEDLPDKIGGLESLTDLHLSQNVIEKLPDGLGELKKLTILKVDQNRLSTLNPNIGRCENLQELILTENFLLELPLSIGKLHNLNNLNVDRNSLQSLPIEIGNLKKLGVLSLRDNKLQYLPAEVGQCTALHVLDVSGNRLHYLPYSLINLNLKAVWLSENQAQPMLTFQTDVDEETGQEVLTCFLLPQLEFHPDDSGRLGMLVGMRNVQGCEMRELTSSDDEGWQEREASRTHSVKFTDEPPEADKEIPFIRQNTPHPKELKAKAHKLFSKGKSESRSESTDEQDVSQTFGLDKIESEPPVNAADIPQCVSEQEEYAEFNIAQDDPKMQTHGIETDGTDIQLKEEEDNLPVQSTMELHANARTENSVPESKEGEEEESENEDMQKHVEFSVVENSNNEDGCDSNKPNKLQRRDTPHHLKNKRIHTAIDKEKVASIIAQALTKKADESSTSLPAHVESMDTFDAHSQDAISDIEPTLEIREEQYEIHIERTTGGLGLSIAGGIGSTPFKGDDEGIFISRVTEGGPADLAGLRIGDKVISVNGVSVVNVDHYDAVEVLKACGRVLVLVVIREVTRIIPPYEQAPMRKDSVCSSLSTSRAPSATSYVSSTALSHTLENGDTSISHDTAKTKKIPEPITTIKDSEPMVSVLFHTTLIRDQNGLGFSIAGGEGSPSFKDNSDAIFISRITDGGVAQKDGKLLVGDKVISINGVDMRGAKHEQAVALLTGLERFVRLVVEREIPLSQANLTSVVTPSEKSPRVIGAPKPYTGLYNANSYMANRPGYGGYRRSMDADKALTPSPTLKTPPSPPALPVKSDVSEMPKMNGVTDSGNTLKNVSPISPSPTSNQTYPQPAPRHSVSQTTPTNNAGSAATTPHEPRPASPQEDIQDVVLVKEGSLGFSIIGGTDHSCTPFGAKEPGIFISHVVPGGIAAKSGKLRMGDRILKVNGTDVTKATHQEAVMELLRPGDQIVLTIQHDPLPESYQLVEIEYIPVTELVITKEVGEKLGMHIKGGRRGQKGNPLDHTDEGVFISKINSGGAAKRDGRLKVGMRLLEVNGTSLLGATHQEAVNILRCSGNTITLVVCKGYDKTDVESILTLSDGRDEKEVKESHESRDPTDDTKSLSQSVSSLDRDDEEAAILRQEQEMKAELVAWEQEERERALVEQREKSTPEKVLDVVRAAESLVSKSNSPVDMVVPPKSPGGTKDLKTTTIVMSKHTLAPQNPNNSRTNETSGTSKDFSSSKSSTIPDLPQAANFERSTSMHTLPLRTKKKSLPKRSITFADLPPSLKKSSDSINYPSHVKPLSKTEQSIQPLQETSTSLPQISHKTHARFQLPPTPLTAPEYWENLDTPASFSKQQIARSVDGNYQVEQSPTSSPTPPLTKMSVSDKKKLFESAMEEHLKPSPKPEKIFSFLSQDEVEKMRQEEEKKIATLTRDELKSWAQLDENEGLEDFDTIEDQDNGRPTSRLSSRSSIPLIQNVPSSVRTAKAERRLKERLIQEGLISDEDEEHLLSPAEQRALRAEKRAAWRQARLKSLEQDALQAQMVIKKMSEIMDTTNKEEDTRTTDASDPLPDQEKTVEFTTLRPSSADFPKLAVRSKVGPPKEIRESEKVVDEKVTRRTEEYLDEVTGERRVRTVEYVEKLIERQVETLREKIISLELSNAEEDVESITGTGASDAESESEETTGQSMDVSTVKEKTDSHSIIDTSEMTDETSAKTNENITVASTKKKKRKRSKKSRH, from the exons ATATACCGGATATTCctgaaaatattaagaatttgCAAGCTCTACAGGTGGCAGACTTCAGCAGTAATCCTATTCCAAG acTTCCAGCAGGATTTGTACAGCTAAGAAATTTAACTATACTTGGACTTAATGACATGTCTCTTACAAACTTGCCACCTGATTTTGGAAg cTTAGAAGCATTACAGTCATTGGAATTAAGAGAAAACTTGCTCAAATCCTTGCCTGAATCACTTTCCCAACTTTTAAAACTCGAACGGTTAGATCTCGGTGACAATGAGATTGAAGAATTG CCTCCGCATATAGGAAAACTACCAGCACTACAAGAGTTGTGGCTTGATCATAATCAATTACAACACCTGCCATCTGAAATTGGTGAACTGAAAACCCTGGCGTGTTTAGATGTGTCGGAAAATCGTCTAGAAGATCTTCCTGACAAGATTGGCGGTTTAGAATCATTGACAGACTTGCATTTATCACAAAATGTTATTGAAAAGTTACCTGATGGACTTGGTGAATTGAAAAAGTTAACTATTCTTAAAGTAGATCAAAATAGACTTTCTACATTAAACCCAAATATAGGAAg GTGCGAGAATTTGCAAGAGTTAATTCTTACagagaattttcttttagagTTACCGTTATCTATAGGCAAACTtcacaatttaaataatttaaatgttgaTAGAAATAGCCTGCAATCTTTGCCGATAGAAATTG gaaatttaaaaaaattgggtGTGCTGTCTTTAagagataataaattacaatatctTCCAGCTGAAGTGGGACAGTGCACTGCTCTTCATGTTTTAGATGTATCTGGTAACAG ATTGCATTATTTACcgtattctttaattaatttgaatctAAAAGCGGTATGGTTAAGCGAAAATCAAGCGCAACCAATGTTAACGTTTCAAACAGATGTTGATGAAGAAACGGGACAAGAAGTGCTAACGTGTTTTCTTTTGCCACAATTGGAATTTCATCCTGATG attcaGGTAGACTGGGAATGTTGGTTGGTATGAGAAATGTTCAAGGTTGTGAAATGCGTGAGCTAACAAGTAGTGATGATGAAGGATGGCAAGAGAGAGAAGCATCGAGAACACATTCCGTAAAATTTACTGACGAACCACCAGAAGCCGATAAAGAG ATTCCATTTATACGTCAAAATACACCACATccaaaagaattaaaagctAAAGCGCATAAGTTATTTAGCAAAGGGAAAAGTGAAAGTCGATCAGAATCTACGGATGAACAG GATGTTTCTCAAACATTTGGATTAGATAAAATAGAATCTGAACCACCAGTCAATGCTGCAGACATACCGCAATGTGTTTCTGAGCAGGAAGAATATgcagaatttaatattgcacaaGATGATCCTAAAATGCAAACACATGGAATTGAAACTGATGGTACAGATATTCAACttaaagaggaagaagataaTCTTCCTGTTCAATCTACTATGGAACTTCATGCA aatGCAAGGACTGAAAATTCTGTCCCTGAATCaaaagaaggagaagaagaagaatctGAAAATGAAGATATGCAAAAACACGTTGAATTTAGTGTTGTAGAAAATTCAAATAATGAAGATGGTTGTGATTCAAATAAACCCAATAAACTTCAACGTAGAGATACTCCACAtcatttgaaaaataaacgcaTTCATACAGCgattgataaagaaaaagttgcTTCTATTATTGCACAG GCTCTTACGAAAAAAGCAGATGAATCTTCTACTTCTTTGCCAGCTCACGTGGAATCTATGGATACTTTTGATGCGCATAGTCAAG ATGCAATATCTGATATTGAACCAACATTGGAAATACGCGAAGAGCAATATGAAATTCATATAGAAAGAACAACGGGTGGATTAGGTTTGTCAATAGCTGGTGGTATCGGATCGACACCTTTTAAAGGCGATGATgaaggaatttttatttcgagagtTACTGAAG GTGGTCCCGCGGATTTAGCTGGTTTAAGGATAGGAGACAAAGTAATATCTGTAAATGGAGTATCTGTAGTAAATGTAGACCATTATGATGCTGTTGAAGTATTGAAAGCATGTGGACGTGTACTTGTGTTAGTCGTCATAAGGGAAGTTACAAGGATAATTCCACCTTATGAACAG GCACCAATGAGGAAAGATTCCGTCTGCTCTAGCTTAAGTACGAGTAGAGCACCAAGTGCAACATCTTATGTTTCATCTACAGCATTATCACATACTTTAGAGAATGGCGACACATCTATCTCTCATGATACTGCTAAG ACGAAAAAAATTCCCGAGCCTATAACGACGATAAAAGACAGTGAACCTATGGTATCCGTTCTCTTTCATACAACATTAATACGAGATCAAAACGGGCTTGGATTCAGTATTGCCGGTGGAGAAGGTTCACCATCTTTTAAAGATAATAGTGAT GCAATTTTCATCTCGAGAATAACTGATGGCGGAGTTGCCCAAAAAGATGGTAAATTATTAGTTGGAGATAAAGTAATATCT atTAATGGAGTAGACATGAGAGGAGCAAAACATGAACAAGCAGTGGCTTTACTTACAGGCTTAGAAAGATTTGTTCGATTAGTAGTCGAACGAGAAATACCACTTTCTCAAGCAAATCTCACTAGTGTCGTAACTCCTTCTGAAAAATCACCACGTGTCATAGGAGCGCCAAAACCTTACACAGGCTTATATAATGCTAATAGTTATATGGCAAATAGACCTGGGTATGGTGGATATCGTCGCTCCATGGATGCTGACAAAGCATTAACTCCAAGCCCTACTTTAAAAACGCCACCGTCTCCACCAGCCTTACCCGTGAAATCCGATGTCAGTGAGATGCCTAAAATGAATGGTGTAACTGATTCAGGCAATACTTTGAAGAATGTTTCACCAATATCTCCCAGCCCGACAAGTAATCAAACGTATCCGCAACCAGCTCCAAGGCATAGTGTTTCGCAGACGACACCTACAAACAATGCTGGTTCTGCAGCTACAACTCCTCATGAACCTAGACCAGCATCTCCGCAGGAAGACATACAG gATGTTGTTCTTGTGAAAGAAGGCTCCTTAGGCTTCAGTATCATAGGAGGAACTGATCATTCGTGCACTCCATTTGGTGCCAAGGAACCaggaatttttatatctcac GTTGTTCCTGGTGGCATAGCAGCCAAATCTGGTAAACTAAGAATGGGTGACAGAATATTGAAGGTAAATGGTACAGATGTGACAAAGGCAACGCATCAAGAAGCAGTAATGGAACTTCTAAGACCCGGTGATCAGATCGTACTTACTATTCAACATGATCCACTTCCGGAAAGTTATCAG CTGGTCGAAATAGAGTACATCCCTGTGACA GAATTAGTGATAACAAAGGAAGTAGGTGAAAAACTTGGCATGCACATTAAAGGAGGACGAAGAGGACAAAAAGGCAATCCTTTAGATCATACTGATGAGGGCGTTTTTatatcgaaaattaattcaggTGGTGCAGCTAAAAGGGATGGGCGATTAAAA GTTGGAATGAGATTACTAGAAGTCAATGGTACATCATTATTGGGTGCTACTCATCAAGAAGCCGTTAACATTCTTCGTTGTTCAGGGAATACTATTACATTGGTTGTATGTAAAGGATATGATAAAACCGACGTTGAatcaatattaacattatccGATGGCAGAGATGAGAAAGAAGTCAAAGAATCTCACGAATCAAGAGATCCAACAGATGATACGAAATCTCTGTCACAAAGTGTGTCTAGTTTAGACCGAGATGATGAAGAAGCTGCGATTCTTAGACAAGAACAAGAAATGAAAGCCGAACTTGTTGCCTGGGAACAAGAAGAACGAGAACGTGCACTTGTAGAGCAAAGAGAAAAATCAACGCCTGAAAAG GTGTTGGATGTTGTACGCGCAGCAGAATCATTAGTAAGCAAATCAAATAGTCCTGTTGATATGGTTGTACCACCGAAGTCACCTGGGGGCACTAAAGATCTCAAAACGACCACGATTGTTATGAGTAAACACACGTTAGCACCTCAAAATCCTAATAAT TCAAGAACAAATGAGACATCTGGAACGTCAAAGGATTTTTCTTCGTCCAAATCATCTACAATTCCTGATCTTCCTCAGGCAGCAAATTTTGAACGTTCTACTTCTATGCATACTTTACCTTtacgaacgaaaaaaaagtctttgCCGAAACGCAGTATTACATTTGCCGATCTGCCGCCttctttaaagaaaagttCAGATTCTATCAATTATCCGTCCCATGTTAAACCATTATCTAAAACTGAACAATCTATTCAGCCATTGCAGGAAACGTCTACATCCCTTCCACAAATTTCCCATAAAACACATGCACGTTTCCAACTTCCTCCAACACCTCTAACTGCTCCCGAATACTGGGAAAATCTTGACACTCCGGCTTCTTTTAGCAAACAACAGATAGCACGTTCTGTTGATGGAAATTATCAGGTTGAG CAATCTCCAACTTCATCTCCAACACCACCATTGACAAAAATGTCAGTTAgcgataaaaagaagttatttGAAAGTGCCATGGAAGAACATTTGAAACCCTCTCCCAAACCAG AAAAAATATTCAGCTTTTTGAGTCAAGATGAGGTAGAGAAAATGAGACAGGAGGAAG aaaaaaaaattgcaacatTGACGCGAGACGAACTCAAGTCGTGGGCACAACTTGATGAGAACGAAGGTCTCGAAGATTTCGATACAATTGAAGATCAGGATAATGGACGACCAAC CAGCCGATTAAGCTCGCGAAGTTCGATTCCTCTTATCCAGAATGTGCCCAGCAGCGTGCGGACAGCAAAAGCAGAACGTCGTTTAAAAGAACGTTTGATACAAGAG GGTCTTATTTCGGACGAAGATGAAGAACATCTTTTAAGTCCTGCGGAACAACGAGCACTTAGAGCAGAAAAACGTGCTGCCTGGCGACAAGCGCGTCTTAAATCTCTCGAACAA gacGCTCTTCAGGCACAGatggtaattaaaaagatgagTGAAATAATGGACACTACTAATAAGGAGGAAGACACACGTACGACTGATGCCTCCGATCCTCTTCCTGATCAAGAGAAAACAGTCGAG TTTACTACGTTACGGCCGTCTAGCGCAGATTTTCCTAAGCTCGCCGTGCGCAGTAAAGTGGGCCCTCCTAAAGAAATACGCGAATCCGAGAAAGTAGTGGACGAGAAGGTCACTCGGCGTACCGAGGAATATCTCGACGAGGTGACGGGCGAACGTCGAGTACGAACCGTCGAGTACGTCGAGAAGCTCATAGAGCGTCAG GTGGAAACATTGAGGgagaaaattatatcattGGAATTAAGCAATGCCGAAGAGGACGTGGAAAGTATAACTGGTACTGGTGCAAGCGATGCTGAAAGTGAAAGTGAAGAGACTACAGGACAAAGTATGGATGTTAGTACTGTTAAAGAAAAGACGGATTCTCATTCTATAATTGATACATCTGAAATGACGGATGAAACTTCTGCTAAAACAAATGAAAACATTACTGTTGCGtccacaaaaaagaaaaaacgtaagCGATCAAAGAAAAGTCGTCATTAA